In Paenibacillus sp. J23TS9, a single genomic region encodes these proteins:
- a CDS encoding GNAT family N-acetyltransferase: MKEINYTHYFWQDEVLRLRSIQAEDWEGHYYNRFDTPARRLLECAVELPPTITEAKKFAESYSDFDSGNGRIMFTIESLQGENIGGINLNSIDERNGTFSIGIQVDQDFRGQGYGTRAVRILLRYAFFERRLHKFNDCVLEGNEPSATMMKKLGCVQEGIRREVIYTDGQYHNLILFGLTKNEFIEHERLRETL, encoded by the coding sequence ATGAAAGAAATAAACTATACCCATTATTTTTGGCAAGATGAAGTACTCAGATTACGCTCGATTCAGGCTGAAGATTGGGAAGGGCATTATTATAATCGCTTTGATACGCCGGCACGTCGTTTATTGGAATGTGCAGTTGAATTACCACCCACAATCACAGAGGCGAAGAAATTCGCTGAATCATACTCTGATTTTGATTCTGGGAACGGTCGGATCATGTTTACGATCGAAAGTTTGCAGGGTGAAAATATTGGAGGAATAAACTTAAATAGCATTGATGAGAGGAACGGAACTTTTAGTATAGGTATACAGGTTGATCAGGATTTTAGAGGACAAGGCTACGGTACGAGGGCTGTTAGAATTCTTTTAAGATATGCTTTTTTCGAAAGACGGCTTCATAAATTTAATGATTGTGTTCTTGAAGGAAATGAACCTTCTGCAACCATGATGAAGAAACTCGGATGTGTACAAGAAGGGATTCGACGTGAAGTTATTTATACAGACGGACAATACCACAATCTAATTCTATTTGGTTTAACGAAGAATGAGTTTATAGAGCATGAGAGATTAAGAGAGACTTTGTAA
- a CDS encoding anti sigma factor C-terminal domain-containing protein, which yields MQDEFEKQETDVHRYEDLITEPPKWSKKKFNRMIWRTRMNKLRNAASAVILLFLLYTVYISVIHIYFNTSGVNATFIRSIITIVELHENGVRVERPVNSTIEVSPFLTQKATLKLYRNVGDWQVITGEIRAKKSMFGELTYSIENMSTYLNKNSHTAFILPASIMFDKPIKDTQRQEGDLEQLSKIEDGNVAELSFSINTLMSPEHLMGMLAQYNVVATGMPVYAGELKAFDTSHSVAGGTDYYVPYLNLRPTSGYEDNNELSSWQLYFAAADKSKMSEHIENMMSELEWMTTNIEYNGVNQDKERLAFLLKNEVQVYGATVTGPVRELEKLKEQPQFREFRLGRIEVWNWDKK from the coding sequence ATGCAGGATGAGTTTGAAAAGCAGGAAACCGATGTGCACAGGTACGAGGATTTAATTACTGAACCTCCGAAATGGAGTAAGAAGAAGTTTAATCGAATGATATGGCGGACACGAATGAATAAGCTGAGAAATGCAGCATCTGCAGTAATCCTATTATTTTTATTGTATACGGTCTATATTTCTGTCATTCACATTTATTTTAATACTTCAGGTGTAAATGCTACTTTTATTAGATCAATCATTACGATCGTAGAGCTGCACGAAAATGGCGTTAGAGTGGAAAGGCCCGTAAATTCAACAATCGAGGTTTCCCCATTTCTGACACAAAAGGCAACACTTAAGCTTTATCGAAATGTAGGGGATTGGCAGGTCATTACAGGAGAGATTCGAGCGAAAAAAAGCATGTTTGGCGAGCTAACCTATTCCATCGAGAATATGAGTACCTATTTGAATAAAAACAGTCATACTGCATTTATTTTGCCGGCATCCATTATGTTTGATAAACCAATAAAAGACACACAACGACAGGAAGGCGATCTTGAACAGTTAAGTAAAATTGAAGACGGAAACGTAGCAGAGTTATCATTTTCTATAAACACGTTAATGTCACCAGAGCATCTTATGGGAATGCTTGCGCAGTATAATGTTGTAGCGACAGGAATGCCCGTATATGCAGGAGAACTTAAAGCTTTCGACACTTCTCATTCGGTTGCTGGGGGCACGGATTATTACGTTCCATATTTAAACCTTAGACCAACGTCTGGGTATGAAGATAATAATGAGCTTTCATCGTGGCAGCTATATTTTGCGGCGGCAGATAAAAGCAAAATGTCTGAGCATATAGAGAATATGATGTCTGAACTTGAATGGATGACCACCAACATCGAATATAACGGTGTGAACCAAGATAAAGAGCGACTTGCTTTTTTATTGAAAAATGAAGTTCAGGTTTACGGTGCGACTGTCACAGGTCCTGTACGGGAGCTAGAAAAGCTGAAAGAACAACCCCAGTTCCGGGAATTCCGATTGGGGCGTATCGAAGTATGGAATTGGGATAAGAAATAA
- a CDS encoding tautomerase family protein yields the protein MAQVKVYGLKEFMKPKQTLLSEVIHSCIIDAFQYPVKKKFHRFFNLEREDFIYPEDRSDRYTIIEISIFEGRSVEAKKMLIKLLFERIYHEAQIDMNDLEITIFETPKHQWGIRGLPGDELQLNYNVNV from the coding sequence ATGGCGCAGGTTAAAGTATATGGTTTGAAGGAGTTTATGAAACCCAAACAAACCCTTCTTTCGGAAGTTATTCATTCATGCATTATTGATGCATTTCAATATCCTGTGAAGAAGAAGTTCCACCGATTTTTCAATCTGGAAAGGGAAGACTTTATTTATCCAGAAGACAGATCGGATAGATATACCATAATTGAAATCAGCATTTTTGAAGGAAGATCCGTAGAGGCAAAAAAGATGTTGATCAAGTTATTGTTTGAGCGAATATATCATGAAGCTCAAATTGATATGAACGATTTGGAAATAACAATTTTCGAAACGCCAAAACATCAATGGGGAATTAGAGGACTACCAGGGGATGAGCTCCAACTGAACTATAATGTAAATGTGTAA
- a CDS encoding GNAT family N-acetyltransferase yields MKVSISLTDHSTKFIANNLYPLYLHDLSEIWGWKPNKYGVYEDDDTLTLKDQNKVFDIWWEKPDVLYPYLIRVEGIPAGFAFVATPPYTPHGSEFYLNEFFMLRPFRGKGMAEAAAVQVFHSHIGAWEIQTNPTDTNKRAQSFWRKTIHNYIPGSYHEEFAETKNDGYKLIFRFNNSHL; encoded by the coding sequence ATGAAAGTCTCGATTAGTTTGACTGACCATTCTACAAAATTTATTGCAAACAATCTTTACCCGTTATATTTGCATGATTTATCCGAGATATGGGGATGGAAACCCAATAAATATGGTGTTTATGAAGATGACGACACGTTGACTTTAAAAGATCAGAATAAGGTTTTCGATATATGGTGGGAGAAACCAGATGTGCTTTATCCCTATTTAATTCGAGTAGAGGGAATTCCCGCAGGTTTCGCGTTTGTAGCAACTCCACCATACACCCCTCATGGGAGTGAATTTTACTTGAATGAGTTTTTTATGTTAAGGCCGTTTCGAGGTAAAGGCATGGCTGAAGCTGCAGCGGTTCAAGTGTTTCATAGCCATATCGGTGCTTGGGAAATACAAACGAATCCTACAGATACCAATAAGAGAGCTCAATCATTCTGGAGAAAGACAATTCATAACTATATCCCTGGATCATACCATGAGGAGTTCGCCGAAACAAAGAATGACGGATACAAGTTGATTTTTCGATTTAATAACAGTCATTTATAG
- a CDS encoding phosphotransferase translates to MEYLIKELITYYFHESIEKIESVPFGLTNYSQVLTINHKKYVARIYDKHSKNLEKLKFEIELTTFLEQGNLSFKVPGFLTASTGEKYVKLSNGQLGSMMYFIEGEVPDLTQITDAREYGRAVGELSVIFKEFKTNSNVKKLQFHDIYNLHPLSNERAVYDFLNQPPFEIDRNQRSILTNAFQTVIKNELLIDSLPKQIIHHDLLIFNLLIDRNKRTMNGVLDFDFASHDVRALELAICINHLFQINDSSLPLLQLFLDEYAQYMTLTEEEIECMPFLMKMYYVTLISIYIGQYYSGQEVGNHFRFILNQLVSRTEWLKQNEHGLLETLKLSFKAK, encoded by the coding sequence TTGGAGTATTTAATTAAAGAGCTGATCACGTATTATTTTCATGAATCAATAGAAAAAATAGAATCGGTTCCATTTGGACTCACTAATTATTCTCAAGTACTTACGATAAATCATAAGAAATATGTTGCAAGAATATATGATAAGCACTCTAAAAATCTTGAGAAACTAAAGTTTGAAATCGAATTAACAACATTTTTGGAACAAGGTAATTTATCATTTAAGGTTCCAGGATTTTTAACAGCCAGTACCGGGGAAAAATACGTCAAGCTGTCGAATGGGCAATTAGGGTCCATGATGTATTTTATCGAGGGAGAAGTCCCGGACTTAACACAGATAACAGATGCACGTGAATATGGAAGAGCCGTTGGAGAACTCTCGGTTATATTCAAGGAATTCAAAACGAATTCGAATGTGAAAAAGCTGCAATTTCATGATATATATAACCTTCATCCATTAAGTAATGAAAGAGCTGTATATGATTTTTTGAATCAACCGCCTTTTGAAATAGATCGAAACCAACGGTCTATTTTAACGAATGCATTTCAAACGGTGATAAAGAATGAATTACTTATAGACTCCTTACCTAAGCAAATCATTCATCATGATCTGTTAATTTTTAATTTACTAATTGATCGTAACAAAAGAACGATGAATGGTGTTTTAGATTTTGACTTTGCTTCGCATGATGTTCGTGCTTTGGAGTTAGCCATTTGTATTAATCATCTTTTTCAAATTAACGATAGTTCACTCCCCTTGCTGCAACTATTCTTAGATGAGTATGCTCAATATATGACATTGACAGAAGAAGAAATTGAATGCATGCCCTTTTTAATGAAGATGTACTATGTAACACTAATAAGTATTTATATAGGGCAATATTATTCAGGGCAAGAGGTAGGAAATCATTTTCGATTCATACTGAATCAATTAGTTAGTAGAACAGAATGGTTAAAGCAGAATGAACATGGACTGCTGGAAACCTTAAAGTTGAGTTTTAAAGCAAAATGA
- a CDS encoding DUF2500 domain-containing protein has product MHNYGEPNGFMGFISELPLFFKLFGGVLVTFVVVIFLVVIIKGLKTWTSNNNSEVLRRRCKVVDKRTEVWGGSGESSASTNYYITFEFEDNSRKELYVKDNQFGMIVVGDIGELTFQGSRFKEFSRINEQGSSQL; this is encoded by the coding sequence ATGCATAATTATGGTGAACCGAATGGTTTTATGGGCTTCATAAGTGAATTACCCTTGTTTTTCAAGTTATTCGGAGGGGTATTAGTAACGTTTGTGGTAGTAATCTTTTTGGTTGTTATCATTAAAGGACTAAAAACTTGGACTTCAAACAATAACTCTGAAGTTCTAAGAAGAAGATGTAAGGTCGTTGATAAGAGAACGGAAGTATGGGGTGGATCGGGCGAATCGAGTGCCAGTACGAATTACTATATTACTTTTGAATTTGAGGACAACAGCCGAAAAGAATTGTATGTAAAAGATAATCAATTTGGGATGATTGTTGTTGGAGACATCGGAGAATTAACCTTTCAAGGAAGTAGATTCAAAGAATTTAGCAGAATAAATGAACAAGGCAGCTCACAATTGTAA
- a CDS encoding GrpB family protein, with protein MEQVIVSEYDPQWANEFVLEKAKIMNALGELLLGIEHIGSTSVPGLGAKPIIDIMVGINELDELNQPHMTDLARIGYQFINHANFPERRFFRRGEWRAGTHHLHIYQYKGDNWNENLLFRNYLINHPEALTEYIKLKKDLEKRYKNDRVKYTEAKGPFIRKIIEQAIMENK; from the coding sequence ATGGAACAAGTCATAGTCTCTGAATATGACCCGCAATGGGCTAATGAATTTGTACTAGAAAAAGCTAAAATCATGAATGCATTAGGTGAACTTTTATTGGGCATAGAGCATATTGGAAGTACCTCCGTTCCTGGATTAGGAGCAAAACCGATCATAGATATCATGGTGGGTATAAACGAATTGGATGAATTGAATCAACCACATATGACTGATTTAGCTCGAATAGGATATCAATTTATCAACCATGCGAACTTTCCGGAGAGAAGATTTTTTCGCAGAGGGGAATGGCGAGCAGGTACACATCATTTACACATTTATCAATACAAGGGTGACAACTGGAACGAGAATTTATTATTCCGGAATTATCTCATCAATCATCCTGAAGCTTTGACTGAATATATCAAACTGAAGAAGGACTTAGAGAAACGATACAAGAACGATCGGGTTAAGTATACGGAAGCTAAAGGGCCATTCATTCGTAAGATTATTGAACAAGCAATAATGGAGAATAAGTGA
- a CDS encoding GNAT family N-acetyltransferase, translating to MSEEYITLKRMPTIAEYINLCNAVGWKAFMNFEVAEESLNQSLFGVVIQYKDEIVGMGRVVGDGKIYFYIQDIAVMPEHQSKGIGSMIMEAISEYLNENAPEKSFIGLFAAKGKEPFYNKYGFNKHDGMTGMFGVIHESKIM from the coding sequence ATGAGCGAAGAATATATAACACTTAAAAGAATGCCTACTATAGCAGAATATATAAACCTTTGTAATGCAGTTGGTTGGAAAGCGTTTATGAATTTTGAAGTTGCAGAAGAATCCTTGAACCAGTCATTATTCGGTGTCGTTATTCAATACAAAGATGAAATAGTAGGAATGGGAAGAGTCGTTGGAGATGGAAAGATATATTTTTATATTCAAGACATCGCAGTCATGCCGGAGCATCAAAGCAAAGGTATCGGAAGTATGATCATGGAAGCAATCTCGGAATATTTAAACGAAAATGCACCGGAAAAATCATTTATAGGTCTATTTGCAGCCAAGGGGAAAGAGCCATTTTATAATAAATATGGTTTCAATAAACATGATGGAATGACAGGAATGTTCGGAGTCATTCATGAAAGTAAAATAATGTGA
- a CDS encoding GNAT family N-acetyltransferase: protein MEQCRLEQADKNSFAVHQVIYSNSDIEMWYDWNTRLNDTQFTDQCFWIMCGDDRIGGVVKIDDTLMFPFVIPPFSDRQQMWRILLKCCKDISNINGVLQDDVDILLSLGFKANVIRQVMCCPTGASKKPVIPNGLSLYMLEDSFDITKIKEVMKEGYRGGIDYETFGVPNDEQIMEDISYLLQVYKHRNLSIYVVNEQNQEIVGLCIAGISKNMPLGFAEIGELCVVPQYRNKGIAEFMLNYIKDSASVYTEVVKLCVTVGNYAEILYRKAGFQAGPRFVKMTKRSM from the coding sequence ATGGAGCAATGTAGATTAGAACAGGCTGATAAAAACTCATTTGCAGTTCATCAAGTTATATATTCCAACTCCGATATTGAGATGTGGTATGACTGGAATACTCGCTTGAATGATACGCAGTTTACAGATCAATGTTTTTGGATAATGTGTGGGGATGACAGGATTGGAGGGGTGGTAAAGATTGATGATACTCTAATGTTTCCTTTTGTAATTCCTCCATTTTCTGATCGACAGCAAATGTGGAGGATCCTATTAAAATGTTGCAAAGATATAAGTAATATCAACGGAGTTCTGCAAGATGACGTAGATATACTGCTGTCATTAGGTTTTAAAGCCAATGTAATTCGGCAGGTCATGTGCTGTCCTACGGGTGCAAGTAAAAAGCCGGTCATTCCAAATGGATTGTCTCTTTATATGTTGGAGGATTCTTTTGACATAACAAAAATTAAAGAGGTAATGAAGGAAGGATACCGTGGGGGAATTGACTACGAGACCTTCGGTGTTCCCAATGATGAGCAGATAATGGAGGATATATCGTATCTTTTGCAGGTTTACAAGCATAGGAATCTTTCGATATATGTCGTAAATGAACAGAACCAAGAAATCGTTGGACTTTGTATAGCGGGTATCAGTAAAAACATGCCATTAGGATTTGCGGAAATCGGAGAATTATGTGTTGTTCCTCAATATAGAAACAAGGGAATTGCGGAATTTATGCTAAATTACATAAAAGACTCTGCAAGCGTTTATACAGAGGTTGTGAAATTATGCGTTACTGTAGGCAATTATGCAGAAATACTTTATCGTAAAGCAGGATTTCAAGCAGGACCTAGATTTGTGAAAATGACTAAAAGATCAATGTAG
- a CDS encoding HAD family hydrolase, producing the protein MKNMNNIKAIIFDLDNTVLDRTSTFSQFTNLFLNTYFNHLESTQEVFDRIIFLDQDGYKDKNELFSELIEELPWKAMPQHHELLEFYKTEYVKSAVLMNEAREVITYLRKKYKTGLITNGKTSIQYGKMDTLGIRDHFDLIIVSEEAGVKKPDPRIFELALDGLHLRPEECIYIGDHPVNDIEGAAKIGMETIWIKVNQPWKDELMARPLYSIEELNELLELL; encoded by the coding sequence ATGAAAAATATGAATAATATCAAAGCAATCATCTTTGATCTAGATAACACAGTCCTCGATAGAACGAGTACGTTCAGTCAATTCACGAATTTATTTTTAAATACTTATTTTAATCACTTGGAATCAACTCAAGAGGTATTTGATCGAATCATTTTTCTTGATCAAGATGGGTATAAGGACAAAAATGAGTTATTTTCTGAGCTGATTGAAGAGTTACCATGGAAGGCGATGCCTCAGCATCACGAATTACTGGAATTCTATAAAACGGAGTATGTTAAGAGCGCGGTCTTGATGAATGAGGCAAGAGAAGTTATCACATATTTGCGAAAAAAATACAAAACGGGATTAATAACCAACGGAAAGACCTCCATACAATATGGAAAGATGGATACATTAGGAATTAGAGATCATTTTGATTTGATTATTGTATCGGAAGAGGCAGGAGTAAAGAAACCTGATCCGCGGATATTTGAGCTTGCACTAGACGGACTTCATTTAAGACCTGAGGAATGTATCTACATAGGAGATCATCCGGTTAACGACATTGAGGGAGCAGCTAAGATAGGCATGGAAACCATCTGGATTAAAGTCAATCAGCCATGGAAAGACGAACTAATGGCTAGACCTTTATATTCTATTGAAGAATTAAATGAATTATTGGAGCTGCTCTGA
- a CDS encoding aminoglycoside phosphotransferase family protein produces MDEKIQELLNIIRQRFDFGRAELLNKVYSTVRKYMLYQSEKPLYLLRVYELDSHARRLEEYQYLRQHYDNGVKCQEPVFFEVIKDLKLCCLLLSYTEGESGEEVLPYLTPQSQFKQGITAGEELKKIHMIIPVIPINWVERRYDKYIQKKMKVKELGIPFHKQAYIEHYIENNFDLLSDSSVCFQHDDFHPSNMIFKREKFVGVIDFSSFDWGDPWEEFFKLPKYTCFISKRFAYGQVQGYFNGSIPEDFWLKYNLFVALNQHATLIGGFQNHRTKEALDKIEQIIETHDFSNGGPPEWYQENKAVMG; encoded by the coding sequence ATGGACGAAAAGATCCAGGAGCTTTTAAACATAATCCGGCAAAGATTCGACTTCGGTCGAGCTGAATTACTTAATAAAGTCTACTCAACCGTAAGGAAGTATATGTTGTATCAATCCGAAAAACCGTTATATTTACTGCGTGTATATGAATTGGATTCCCATGCTCGCCGCCTTGAGGAGTATCAATACCTGCGACAACACTATGATAATGGGGTGAAATGTCAAGAACCGGTTTTTTTTGAAGTTATCAAAGACCTGAAGCTTTGCTGTTTACTGCTTAGCTATACAGAAGGAGAAAGCGGTGAAGAGGTTCTGCCGTACTTGACACCCCAATCTCAATTCAAACAAGGAATAACCGCAGGGGAAGAGTTAAAAAAGATCCATATGATTATTCCTGTCATCCCCATAAACTGGGTTGAACGAAGATATGATAAATACATTCAGAAAAAAATGAAAGTGAAAGAACTGGGTATTCCATTTCATAAGCAGGCGTACATTGAACATTATATTGAGAATAATTTTGATTTGCTTAGCGATAGCTCCGTATGTTTCCAACACGATGACTTTCATCCATCAAACATGATTTTTAAAAGAGAGAAATTCGTTGGAGTTATAGATTTTAGCAGCTTTGACTGGGGTGATCCCTGGGAAGAATTTTTCAAGCTGCCGAAGTATACCTGTTTCATTAGCAAACGATTTGCTTATGGGCAAGTTCAAGGTTACTTTAATGGATCTATTCCGGAAGATTTTTGGTTGAAATATAATTTATTTGTTGCACTTAATCAACATGCAACATTAATTGGCGGATTCCAGAATCATAGGACCAAAGAGGCGCTGGATAAGATAGAACAAATCATTGAAACGCATGATTTTAGTAATGGCGGTCCTCCGGAATGGTACCAAGAAAATAAAGCAGTTATGGGGTAA
- a CDS encoding HAD-IIIA family hydrolase has translation MQTFKLEAVFIDRDGTIGGTDEVVLPGDFKLFPKTKDSIEKLKKLGIKLFGFTNQPGISRGEVTKDAFESEMKEFGFDDVYICPHQHTEGCECRKPNPGMLHQAATENELNLSNCIVIGDRWSDILAANRAGCKKILVLTGAGNDALHKYKHMWSNIEADFIANDFEDAVRYIINLVGNLGNS, from the coding sequence ATGCAAACGTTCAAGTTAGAAGCTGTTTTTATTGACCGTGATGGAACAATCGGTGGAACGGATGAAGTAGTATTACCCGGAGATTTTAAATTATTTCCTAAAACGAAAGACAGCATTGAAAAATTGAAAAAATTGGGAATCAAGCTTTTTGGATTTACAAACCAACCGGGAATCTCACGTGGGGAAGTGACAAAAGATGCTTTTGAGAGTGAGATGAAAGAATTTGGGTTTGATGATGTCTACATATGTCCTCACCAACACACCGAAGGCTGTGAATGCCGGAAACCCAACCCCGGAATGTTACATCAAGCTGCAACTGAGAACGAGCTGAATCTGTCCAATTGTATAGTAATAGGTGATAGATGGTCTGATATTTTAGCTGCAAATCGTGCCGGTTGTAAGAAGATCTTAGTATTAACAGGAGCAGGTAATGATGCCCTTCATAAATATAAACATATGTGGTCCAATATTGAAGCGGACTTTATCGCAAATGATTTCGAGGATGCCGTTCGATACATTATAAATTTAGTAGGAAACCTAGGAAACTCCTAA
- a CDS encoding GNAT family N-acetyltransferase has translation MPHIIGSRIILREYRKKDLESMRLWVNNPEITNNLSDVFLYPHSQNATESYLNSLLEGKTEQKGFVIADKETEEYIGQIDLFHMDWKNRSTEMGIVIGNPKLHNKGYGSEAIQLIQKFVFLQLNLNRLQLEVHDYNDKAKKCYLKCGFKEEGRLRQKHFSNGQYTDVVYMGILREEFVNKKEI, from the coding sequence ATGCCACATATTATTGGCTCAAGAATCATTTTAAGAGAGTACAGGAAAAAAGACTTAGAATCAATGAGGTTGTGGGTGAATAACCCTGAAATAACGAACAATTTATCGGATGTGTTTTTATATCCCCATTCACAAAATGCAACAGAATCATATCTGAATTCTTTACTTGAGGGGAAAACAGAACAGAAAGGATTTGTAATTGCTGATAAGGAAACAGAAGAGTATATAGGACAAATCGATTTGTTTCACATGGATTGGAAGAACAGAAGTACCGAAATGGGGATCGTTATTGGTAATCCTAAATTACATAACAAAGGATATGGGTCTGAAGCTATCCAATTAATACAGAAATTCGTTTTTCTGCAACTAAATTTAAATCGACTACAACTTGAGGTACATGATTACAATGATAAGGCAAAAAAATGCTATTTAAAATGCGGATTTAAAGAAGAAGGACGACTAAGACAAAAACATTTTTCGAATGGTCAATACACTGATGTCGTATATATGGGTATCTTGAGAGAAGAGTTTGTCAACAAGAAAGAAATATAA
- a CDS encoding HIT family protein: MTHDFYCDEVLNGKTQVNKVMETDNVLAYHHTRPFYEHHIVVIPKIHVQSLISEEEENNDSLLLELMKVVKRVASEMTMKTGSSKIITNLGTYQDSKHFHWHVVSGEKVR; the protein is encoded by the coding sequence ATGACGCATGATTTTTATTGTGATGAAGTTTTAAACGGAAAAACACAAGTTAACAAAGTAATGGAGACGGACAATGTTCTGGCTTATCATCACACTAGACCGTTCTATGAACATCATATTGTAGTTATCCCCAAGATTCATGTGCAATCTTTGATATCTGAAGAAGAAGAAAATAATGATAGCCTCTTATTAGAATTAATGAAGGTTGTTAAAAGAGTTGCATCAGAAATGACAATGAAAACCGGATCCTCAAAGATTATTACCAACTTAGGAACGTACCAAGACTCAAAACATTTTCACTGGCATGTGGTAAGTGGTGAGAAAGTCAGATAG
- a CDS encoding NUDIX domain-containing protein, with translation MELLAELSDFDAGVGRVTLNNKYQLRRASRAVIFNEFNQIALLFVSKHNYHKLPGGGIEQGENVTEALIREALEEVGAEISVHSEVGVIIEYRDKHEMMQLSYCFLASLEKIKEVPSYTEEEKSNGFALKWVDMEEALALLNDDRPKDYVGKLIRKRDYIFLTKAKELIMNANGEKKWNKS, from the coding sequence ATGGAGCTATTAGCTGAGCTGTCTGACTTCGACGCAGGAGTCGGCCGCGTGACATTAAATAATAAGTATCAGCTTAGGAGGGCATCAAGAGCAGTAATCTTCAATGAATTCAATCAAATTGCTCTTCTGTTTGTATCAAAGCATAATTATCATAAATTACCTGGTGGAGGAATTGAGCAAGGAGAGAATGTAACAGAGGCGTTGATACGGGAAGCACTTGAAGAAGTTGGAGCTGAGATTAGCGTTCACTCCGAGGTCGGGGTCATTATTGAATATAGAGATAAACATGAAATGATGCAATTATCTTACTGTTTTCTAGCTAGTCTTGAGAAGATCAAAGAGGTTCCATCATATACAGAAGAAGAAAAGTCTAATGGCTTTGCCTTGAAATGGGTTGATATGGAGGAGGCCCTAGCTCTTCTTAATGATGATAGACCGAAGGATTATGTAGGTAAGCTCATTCGAAAGAGAGATTATATATTTTTGACAAAAGCAAAGGAGCTAATCATGAATGCGAATGGAGAAAAGAAATGGAACAAGTCATAG
- a CDS encoding GNAT family N-acetyltransferase produces MMTEKLTEFRIESNNIYLRLVQESDLEDYYAFLQDPQMIRLTGSQKEFTRDEIVDWIKKISLINEDRIDLIIMLKETDELLGEVVLNEIDSINRSANIRIGIQGTQHRGKGYGTEAMISMLRYGFETMKLHRIHLGVYTFNPRAIHVYEKIGFLREGIQRDAIYLDGEFHDMMIMAILEDDFRSLHGVG; encoded by the coding sequence ATGATGACAGAAAAATTGACAGAGTTTCGTATTGAAAGCAACAACATTTATTTACGCTTAGTGCAGGAGTCTGATCTGGAGGACTACTACGCATTTTTGCAAGATCCTCAAATGATTCGGCTGACTGGCTCACAAAAAGAGTTCACCCGCGACGAGATTGTGGATTGGATCAAGAAAATCAGTTTGATAAACGAGGATCGTATTGATTTAATCATCATGTTGAAGGAAACGGATGAGTTGCTGGGAGAAGTCGTCTTGAACGAAATCGATTCCATCAACCGTAGTGCGAATATACGCATCGGTATTCAAGGGACGCAACATCGCGGCAAAGGCTACGGCACGGAAGCCATGATCTCTATGCTTCGTTACGGTTTCGAAACGATGAAGTTACATCGAATCCACTTAGGAGTTTACACTTTTAATCCACGTGCCATCCATGTATACGAGAAAATTGGTTTCCTACGGGAGGGTATACAGCGGGACGCTATATATTTGGACGGAGAGTTTCACGATATGATGATTATGGCTATACTTGAAGATGATTTTCGCTCGTTACATGGAGTAGGTTAG